A region of the Pseudonocardia cypriaca genome:
TCGGCTACAACACCTCGGTGTTCGCGGCGGTCGAACGGGACTTCGGCACCGCCGACGACCTGCGCGAGCTGGTGGACGCGGCCCACGACCACGGCCTCGCCGTGCTGCTGGACCAGGTCTTCAACCACACCAGCAACAAGCCGAACCCACTGTGGCAGGCGATCCTCGAGAGCCCCCGTGAGGACGGGAGCCCGACCGAGGGCGGCCTGTACTTCAGCGGCAGCACGGAGTGGGGCAACCGCGTCGCGACCGAGAAACGGGACGTGCAGAACCTGCTGATCGACACGTGCAAGCTGTTCCTCACCGAGTACCACGTCGACGGGTTCCGCCTCGACTCCACGCGCAACGTCGACCGCGGCTTCCTGTTGCGGTTGGCCGACGAGCTCACCCGCTTCCGACCCGAGACCGTGCTGGTCGCGGAGCACCTGCCCAACGAGAGCGGCCTCAACCGCTCCGGCTACGACGGCTACTCGCAATGGGCCGACCCGTTCCACGACAGGATGAAGGTGCTGCTGCGCGAGGGAGCGATCGACGCCGACCAGATCGGCGACGTCTTCTACTTCTCGCACGCGGCATACGCGGCGCACACGAACAACACGGTCAACTACGTCGAGAGCCACGACGAGACCAGCCCCGCCTTCGAGGTGGGCACGAACCCCACCACGAACCAGCCCGCGACCAAGGACCGGAAGGGGCGGCTGGGCCTCTTCTCCACCGTCGTCGCGCTCGGCATCCCCATGATCTACATGGGCCAGGAGTTCAACGTCGAGCGCGACCGCAACGTCGTGAGCTTCCAGTGGCCGCCGGGCGGACCGGAGAACAGCGGCTTCTACCGGTGGGCCCGCCGCCTCGTCCACCTGCGCCGCCGCTACCCGGCCCTGCGCATCGCGGGCTACGACCCGGCAGGCGACGGCCGCTTCACCTGGATCCTGGGCCCTTGGATGGACCCGGCGCACGGCGGCGGGCACAAGGTGCTCGGCTGGCGGCTGCGGCCCGGCCGGTCCGCCCACGACGCCATGGTGGTGCTGCTCAACTTCGAACAGTTCACCGTGCGGGTCGAGGTCGAGCTCGGCCTGGCCGGCAGCTGGGTGAAGCTGGCCGACCTCGACCGCGTCGACGACATCCCGCCCGGTGGCACCAACTCGACGGCCGACCCGGCCACGCTGCACAGCAACGACGGCCGGTTCGGTGCGTTCGAGCTGCCCAGCAGCAGCGCCTACCTCTACAAGTGGGAGTCCGGATAGGGCTGCAGCCGGCCGGACGTCAGCCCCACGGGCTCCCGGCACCGTCGCGGGCGATGACGAGCTCCGGCCGGAGCGCGCCGAAGAGCAGCGTCAACATGAGGTCGGCGGTGACGGCGGGCGGCTCGTCCTCGCGGTTGATGCTCCGCACGAGCAGCAGGTTGACGACCATGCCGCTGATCTCGGAGGCGGGCGGGTGGGAGCGCAGCTCGCCGTTGGCCTGCCCGTGCTGGATGAGCAGCAGGAGTGCCATGTTGATGGGGGCGAGGACCCGCGGGTCCGCCTGGTCCTCCGGATCGGGCGCCTTCCCGGTGCGGATCGTGTAGTCGAGCACGGCCGCGGTGAACGACGCCGTCAGCCCGCGGTGGTACCAGCTGAGCCGCGCCAGCGCGTTGATCTGCTCCACGAGCGCCCCGACGACGGGCCGGCCGGCCGCGATGTCCGCCTCGGCCTGGCGGATGAGGCCACGGACGTGGGGTTCGTAGACCGCGCCGAGCAGGGCGTGCTTCGTCGGGAAGTGGTTGTACGCGGTGGCGGAGCTGACCCCCGCGGCGTCCGCGATGTCCTCGATGCGCGTCGCGGCCCAGCCGCGGCGGCTGAAGGCCGAGTCGGCCGCTGCAATCAGCGCGGCGCGGGTGCGGACCCGTTTCGTCCGAGCCGCGCGAGTACGGGGGTCGGCCGGCCGCTCGTCCACTTTCCACCGTCTCCCGGTCGTCCGGCCCGCCCGCGAATCGCGCTGACCGTACAGCAGCGGTTTCCGGCGGTTTACCTGGTCCTCGGGATGAACAGCAAGGAGTCGAGTGACGACGCTCCGTAGCGGCGCGCCGACACGCCTCTGACTTCACAAACCCCGTACCGACCTCACAAATGGCGGGCCCTGTGTGAGGTCCGCACACGGTTTGTGAAGTGATCCGTCAGCGTCAGTTGCCGGGAAATCTGGGGCGGAGATCACGACGGGCTCTGCGCAACCGCTGATACCACAATGATCCCAACAAGACCGCGAGGATCACCGCCGTGGCGAATCCCACGAGAACGTGCGCGGGGCCGGATTCCTGGATCGTCTGGAAAGCCATCGAACCGAGCAGTCCGGCAACCACAGCGTCGATCACCCCGACGATGAAGGGCGAGCCGGACAGCAGGTGGACGATGCCCACCTTGCGACGGAAGCTGTAGGTCTGCAGCACTCCGGCGAAGTCGTCGTGCGGGCTGGTCACGAGGTACGGCTCGAGATCAGGGGCCAGCTCCAGGTAGCCGTGGCGCAGCCGGCCATCCCGACGATGAGCCAGGCGTCCTCGATGTCGGCCTCGACCAGGCGCACGTACGTCCCCAGCCCCACCAGCAGGGCGATCGGGAGTACGACGAGCGCGAACCCCCGGAAACTCTGCCCGAACCCGGTCGCCTGCGCCGTCAGGGAAAGGGCCACCGCCACGGCGGACAGGACCGTCAGGAACGTTCCGGTGCGACTGAATATCTCCGACCACGTCATGCTGCGCGTTGCCAGCAGGCTCCAGTGTTCGGTGGCGAGCAGTTGCGCGCGCAGCGCCGCCTCGGCGCCGCGGTGATCGAGGGGTGGGGTCGGGTCGCCGTCCTCGTCCTGCGTCATTCGGAACTCCAGCCCTGGTTCGGCCGCGCGCCATGCCGCGCGGGTCCTCGTACATGCCAGACCATGTGTGCGGCGACCACAACCCACCCGTGACGACTCCGGGACCGCTGGGGCTGGAGGTGATGGCCGGGAGTGGTGCCCGCACCTCGTAGAGCAGGCTCGGGCAAAGGGCGCGAAACGTACGAATACAGGTGTTCCGGATCGCCCGATACGGCACTTCTGCGCTATTCGCGCGGATTCCCTGGTTCCACCGATCGTAAATGCTCCGTTGGCCCGCGGTGGGGATACGGGGAGTGGAGTTGAGCTGTCCGGTCCGAGCTGGGAAGGCACGCATGGACGTCACCGTGATCGTGGTCGTGGTCGTGGTCGTGGTCACGGCTCTCGTCTTCGACTTCACCAACGGGTTCCACGACACGGCCAACGCGATGGCGACCTCGATCGCCACCGGCGCGCTGTCGCCGAAGCGGCGGTGACGATCGCGGGCCTGCTGAACCTCGTCGGCGCATTCCTCTCGGTCGAGGTCGCGAAGACGATCTCGAGCGGAATGGTCGACGAGACGCGGATCGGCCCCGTGGTGATCTTCGCCGGGCTCGTGGGCGCGATCCTGTGGAACCTGCTGACGTGGCTGCTCGGCCCTGCCGTCCAGCTCGTCCCACGCGGGCCAGATGGCCGTCGCCTGGATCCTCACGCCCCCCGCCGCGGCCGCGGTCGGCGCCGCTGCGGCGTGGCTCGCCTCCACCGGAACGGTGGGGACGATCATCGTCGCGCTGGTCGCCGCCGCACTCGCAGGCGGCATCTACGCCGCGGCGCGGCGTCGTCCCGTCACGGCCGAGAACGTCGACGACGTCCCGGCCCCGAAGGCGTCCGCGCACGCCGCGGCCTGAACAGGAGACTCCGGATGAACATCGCGTGGGGTTCGCTGCTGACGGTGTGCGTCGTGTCGCTCGCGGTCGGGGTCGCGGTGGTCTCGCTCGTGGCGTTCGCGCTCGTGGGTCTGTCGGCGCGGGCGACGCAGCCGGCCGGGGGCCCGGACGACGGCGCCGCGCCGCCCGTTAGCGCACCGGTCCGCACCGCGATCGCGGCGCTCTGCCTGCTGGCGGTGGCGGCGATCGTCGGTTACGGCCTCTACGTGATCGTCGCCTGAGCGGGCGTCACCGAGGCGAGGCCGAATCGGCGGACTCGGCCGTGTCAACGACCCGGCACCGCGAGACACCGAGCACCGACTCCGCCACCCGGATCGCGCCGCTCCGCGCCACCGGGTCGGAGTGGTCGTCGAAGATCGTCACTTCGCCGCCGCGCACCTCGGCGCGCCACCTGCCGACGCCTCCGTAGATGTCGAGCTTGCGCCGGACGTCCGCCTCGATCGACGCGTCGTCCCGCGCGAGCGCCCGGAGCAGGTCGCGATAGGTGACGACCCCGACGACGATCCCGTCGTCCACCACCGGAACCGAGCGGACGTGCGC
Encoded here:
- a CDS encoding alpha-amylase family glycosyl hydrolase, which gives rise to MLFGLYQPNAARVFVRGSFDGWQEPGRELALHRGYFGIPNLWLGVVPEARAGDEYAYVVQGGVPRNAAGRFERRCTDPLARRLGTSFDDDTAVVVDPSTYAWTDHAFRTPDRADMILYELSVYGFTEGDPGIKQPGRFAGITQRIREGYFDELGVNALSLMPLSEFAGEQGPHALGYNTSVFAAVERDFGTADDLRELVDAAHDHGLAVLLDQVFNHTSNKPNPLWQAILESPREDGSPTEGGLYFSGSTEWGNRVATEKRDVQNLLIDTCKLFLTEYHVDGFRLDSTRNVDRGFLLRLADELTRFRPETVLVAEHLPNESGLNRSGYDGYSQWADPFHDRMKVLLREGAIDADQIGDVFYFSHAAYAAHTNNTVNYVESHDETSPAFEVGTNPTTNQPATKDRKGRLGLFSTVVALGIPMIYMGQEFNVERDRNVVSFQWPPGGPENSGFYRWARRLVHLRRRYPALRIAGYDPAGDGRFTWILGPWMDPAHGGGHKVLGWRLRPGRSAHDAMVVLLNFEQFTVRVEVELGLAGSWVKLADLDRVDDIPPGGTNSTADPATLHSNDGRFGAFELPSSSAYLYKWESG
- a CDS encoding TetR/AcrR family transcriptional regulator produces the protein MDERPADPRTRAARTKRVRTRAALIAAADSAFSRRGWAATRIEDIADAAGVSSATAYNHFPTKHALLGAVYEPHVRGLIRQAEADIAAGRPVVGALVEQINALARLSWYHRGLTASFTAAVLDYTIRTGKAPDPEDQADPRVLAPINMALLLLIQHGQANGELRSHPPASEISGMVVNLLLVRSINREDEPPAVTADLMLTLLFGALRPELVIARDGAGSPWG
- a CDS encoding CBS domain-containing protein, yielding MRIREIMSKPAVVVPPELPVKEAIAKLDATGFTCLPVVGGEGRLVGVVGEAELLAGRFPPDPNVPIFDRAPDVPGATVGDVMVRDVLVTNPREGVADLLTVLRAAHVRSVPVVDDGIVVGVVTYRDLLRALARDDASIEADVRRKLDIYGGVGRWRAEVRGGEVTIFDDHSDPVARSGAIRVAESVLGVSRCRVVDTAESADSASPR